In Gimesia chilikensis, one DNA window encodes the following:
- a CDS encoding DEAD/DEAH box helicase produces MSFYGYHPIIEKWFRKRFAGPTEPQQQGWPCINRGEHTLISAPTGSGKTLTAFLSVIDRIVKRSLEGDLDDETVVVYVSPLRALSNDMHRNLTEPLEEISALLEEEGYLFTPIRIGLRTGDTPSSQRSALVRRPPHILVTTPESLYLMLTGTKSRETLKTVETVIVDEIHALLRDKRGSHWSLTLERLETLVEHPLQRIGLSATQKPLERVAQYLIGNRPEIEITSSAHPEQESAHPEQTCRIVNIGHSRTLDVAIQVPPSELSAICTHEQWAEVLDQIVALIESHHSTLIFVNTRRLAERITHQLTERLGEEVVGSHHGSLSAKIRHRTEQKLKTGELKAVIATASLELGIDVGYIDLVVQIGSPRGIATFLQRIGRSGHSLGLVPKGRIFALSRDELMESMALVRSIKQGILDTVRMPEAPIDILAQQIVAEVSGQEWNTEELFSAVTRSYSYRNLKRNDFDSTIQFLSEGISSTAGRSRVYLHHDQVQKRVRSRKNARLVSTMNGGAIPEIASYRVVTEDDQTVVGSVDEEFAVESMAGDVFLLGNTSWQIRYVRGGDVTVVDAHGAPPSIPFWFGEAPGRSLELSTEISHLREELSQRIEDPEQAILWLTTECNVDEWAAKQTVEYIQAQKAALGMVPTQKRIVFERFFDESGGMQLVIHAPFGGDINRAWGYTMRKRFCRSYNFELQATADDNGIILSLGPQHSFPLESLFSMLNTSNVQQLSEQAILDHPMFHVRWRWNVTRSLLVSRMQNGKKVPPPLQRFRAEDLLTAVFPRLTGCPENEIGEIVRPDHILVDQTLYDCLNEQLDIDGLKQVLLEIEQDQIKLIPRDTREPSPFCYELLNSSPYTFLDGGEAQERRARAVATRHTLSVESVEDLGRLSPEAIAQVCQEAQPLVRNADEFHDVLLGRIHLPINQCPDWADWYRELEATGRATTLTRAIDNTIPSWVATERLPAALAAFPDSTHAPAVDVPAGVQQEWESTEARTAIIRGLLDTCGPLSVAELADLAGMTESQTEAALYALEGEGSAMQGYFRVKDPNWDQSADEGQEQAEVKESDNVVPPKEWCHRRLLSRIHRLTLQGLRAQVQPVDPSVFIRYLTHHHGLAGGEKRTGTNGLFEVLSMLQGIDIPAICWERDILPARLSNYQSSQLDELCFTGEIGWGRLYPPKRNPDQGKPMTGITRNAPVSFFLREDIPWLTCFNPVQSESEPEESCLSSPAQEVQELLTQRGALFATDLMTATESLPSQIADSLGELIARGLVTSDSFSGMRQFTQDRSTQKRRSSRKSRIGLVRKRSTPNNTGRWSSWRREPEEPIEERGLKHYENVEQWAWQLLRRWGVVFRDLLIREPGAPRWFELLQIFRRLEARGEIRGGRFVTGVAGEQFAMSGTIQELRKLRDESGSDELTILSAADPLNLVGILTKDARVPSTAHNRLAYWNGNLIAYSKSEELFLVTNVNDKIKRELVLGFGLPLPAGSSPEQNTVDDETDTSDELQTVEATETEGPVEQSTPRKSPRPSFL; encoded by the coding sequence ATGTCATTCTACGGCTATCACCCCATCATCGAAAAGTGGTTTCGCAAACGCTTTGCGGGCCCTACCGAACCGCAGCAGCAGGGCTGGCCCTGCATCAACCGGGGTGAGCACACACTGATTTCCGCTCCCACCGGGAGTGGTAAGACATTGACGGCGTTCCTTTCGGTGATCGATCGCATCGTGAAACGCTCACTGGAAGGCGACCTGGATGATGAGACCGTGGTCGTTTACGTCTCCCCGTTACGGGCGCTCTCCAATGACATGCATCGCAACCTGACCGAGCCCCTGGAAGAAATTTCCGCACTGCTCGAAGAAGAAGGCTACCTGTTTACACCGATTCGCATCGGATTACGCACCGGGGACACCCCTTCCTCACAGCGTTCTGCGCTGGTCCGGCGTCCGCCCCATATCCTGGTGACGACTCCCGAGTCGCTGTACCTGATGCTGACCGGCACCAAAAGCCGGGAGACATTGAAAACCGTCGAGACTGTAATCGTCGACGAAATCCATGCCCTGCTCCGCGACAAACGGGGATCGCACTGGTCGTTGACCCTCGAACGACTCGAAACACTGGTCGAGCATCCGTTGCAGCGAATTGGGCTGTCAGCGACGCAAAAGCCGCTGGAACGGGTCGCACAATACCTGATAGGAAACCGTCCCGAGATTGAGATCACGAGTTCTGCTCACCCGGAACAGGAGAGTGCTCACCCCGAACAGACCTGCCGGATTGTGAATATCGGCCACTCCCGTACGCTGGATGTGGCGATCCAGGTCCCCCCTTCGGAACTGAGTGCGATCTGCACTCACGAACAATGGGCGGAAGTACTGGACCAGATCGTTGCGTTGATTGAATCGCATCACAGTACGCTGATCTTTGTCAACACGCGGCGTCTGGCCGAACGGATTACCCATCAGCTGACCGAGCGATTGGGTGAAGAAGTCGTCGGCAGTCATCACGGTTCGTTGTCCGCCAAAATCCGGCATCGTACCGAACAGAAGCTGAAAACGGGGGAACTGAAGGCGGTCATCGCTACCGCGTCACTGGAGCTGGGAATCGACGTCGGCTATATCGACCTGGTGGTACAGATTGGTTCGCCACGCGGCATCGCGACCTTCCTGCAGCGGATTGGTCGCTCGGGGCACTCACTGGGACTGGTGCCTAAAGGACGGATCTTCGCGCTCTCACGCGATGAATTAATGGAAAGCATGGCCCTGGTACGGTCGATCAAGCAGGGAATCCTGGATACGGTACGTATGCCAGAAGCCCCGATCGATATTCTGGCCCAGCAGATCGTGGCGGAAGTCTCCGGCCAGGAGTGGAACACAGAGGAGCTGTTTTCAGCGGTCACGCGTTCTTATTCCTATCGCAATCTGAAGCGGAACGACTTCGACAGCACGATTCAGTTTCTGAGTGAAGGGATCAGCAGCACAGCCGGCCGCAGTCGCGTCTATCTGCACCATGACCAGGTACAGAAACGAGTCCGCAGTCGTAAGAATGCCCGTCTCGTCTCAACCATGAACGGGGGGGCGATTCCGGAAATCGCCTCGTACCGTGTCGTCACCGAAGACGATCAGACGGTGGTCGGATCGGTGGATGAAGAATTCGCCGTGGAAAGCATGGCCGGGGATGTCTTCCTGCTGGGCAACACGTCCTGGCAGATCCGCTACGTGCGTGGCGGCGATGTGACTGTGGTCGATGCCCACGGTGCGCCGCCGTCAATTCCCTTCTGGTTTGGTGAAGCACCGGGACGTTCGCTGGAGCTCTCGACCGAGATCTCGCATCTGCGGGAAGAACTATCGCAGCGAATTGAAGATCCCGAACAGGCGATTCTCTGGCTGACGACCGAATGCAATGTCGATGAGTGGGCGGCCAAACAGACCGTGGAATACATTCAGGCGCAGAAAGCGGCCCTGGGAATGGTGCCCACACAGAAACGAATTGTCTTCGAGCGGTTCTTTGATGAATCCGGGGGCATGCAGCTGGTGATTCACGCCCCTTTTGGTGGCGACATCAACCGGGCCTGGGGTTATACGATGCGCAAGCGGTTCTGCCGCTCCTACAACTTTGAGCTGCAGGCGACCGCCGACGATAACGGTATTATCCTTTCGCTCGGGCCGCAGCATAGCTTTCCGCTGGAAAGTCTGTTCTCGATGCTCAATACCAGCAACGTGCAACAGCTGTCCGAACAGGCCATTCTGGATCATCCCATGTTCCACGTCCGCTGGCGATGGAATGTGACCCGCTCCCTGCTCGTCTCCCGCATGCAGAACGGAAAAAAAGTTCCGCCTCCGCTGCAGCGGTTTCGCGCCGAAGACCTGCTGACCGCCGTCTTCCCCCGATTGACCGGCTGTCCGGAGAACGAGATCGGCGAGATTGTCCGCCCCGACCATATTCTCGTCGACCAGACACTCTATGACTGTCTTAACGAACAACTCGATATCGACGGGCTCAAACAGGTCTTACTGGAAATTGAGCAGGACCAGATCAAGCTGATACCCCGCGATACCCGGGAGCCGTCCCCCTTTTGTTATGAGCTATTGAATTCGAGCCCCTATACCTTCCTGGACGGGGGCGAAGCCCAGGAACGACGCGCCCGCGCAGTGGCAACACGGCACACACTGTCCGTGGAAAGCGTGGAAGACCTGGGACGACTGTCCCCCGAGGCGATCGCGCAGGTCTGTCAGGAAGCGCAGCCCCTGGTTCGCAATGCAGACGAATTCCACGATGTCCTGCTGGGACGAATTCATCTTCCCATCAACCAGTGTCCCGACTGGGCCGACTGGTATCGGGAACTTGAAGCCACAGGACGCGCGACGACACTCACACGTGCGATTGACAATACAATCCCGAGTTGGGTAGCGACCGAACGACTGCCCGCGGCCCTGGCCGCTTTCCCGGATTCCACACATGCACCGGCGGTCGATGTTCCAGCAGGCGTGCAGCAGGAATGGGAGTCGACCGAGGCCCGCACGGCCATCATTCGGGGACTGCTGGATACCTGCGGTCCCCTGTCGGTGGCGGAGCTTGCGGATCTGGCTGGCATGACCGAATCGCAAACCGAAGCGGCCCTGTATGCACTCGAAGGGGAAGGCTCTGCCATGCAGGGTTACTTTCGCGTGAAAGATCCAAACTGGGATCAGAGTGCAGATGAGGGACAGGAGCAGGCGGAAGTTAAAGAGTCAGACAACGTCGTCCCGCCCAAAGAATGGTGTCATCGCCGGCTGCTTTCCCGCATTCATCGTCTGACGCTGCAGGGACTAAGGGCCCAGGTACAGCCTGTTGATCCCAGTGTGTTTATTCGCTATCTCACGCATCATCATGGACTGGCTGGCGGCGAGAAACGGACCGGCACGAATGGTCTGTTTGAAGTCCTCTCGATGCTGCAGGGGATCGACATCCCGGCGATCTGCTGGGAACGGGATATCCTGCCGGCGCGTCTTTCAAATTATCAAAGCAGTCAGTTGGACGAACTTTGTTTCACCGGCGAGATTGGCTGGGGGCGACTCTATCCTCCCAAGCGCAATCCGGACCAGGGGAAACCGATGACCGGCATCACCCGCAATGCACCGGTCTCGTTCTTTCTCCGCGAGGATATTCCCTGGCTGACCTGTTTCAACCCGGTGCAGTCAGAGAGCGAACCAGAAGAATCCTGCCTGAGCAGCCCGGCACAAGAAGTACAGGAACTGTTGACCCAGCGGGGTGCCCTGTTTGCCACCGATCTGATGACGGCGACCGAGTCACTCCCTTCGCAGATTGCAGATTCCCTGGGAGAGCTGATTGCCCGCGGTCTGGTCACTTCAGACAGTTTTTCCGGTATGCGACAGTTTACGCAGGACCGCTCCACACAGAAGCGGCGTTCTTCGCGGAAATCACGGATCGGTCTGGTCCGCAAACGTTCGACTCCCAACAACACTGGACGCTGGTCGAGCTGGCGACGCGAGCCCGAGGAACCGATCGAAGAACGGGGACTCAAGCACTACGAAAATGTCGAACAGTGGGCGTGGCAGCTGCTCAGGCGGTGGGGCGTGGTCTTCCGCGATCTGCTGATTCGGGAACCCGGTGCGCCGCGGTGGTTTGAACTGCTGCAGATCTTTCGTCGGCTGGAGGCTCGCGGTGAAATCCGTGGGGGTCGCTTTGTAACGGGCGTAGCCGGCGAGCAGTTTGCCATGTCGGGTACGATTCAGGAACTGAGAAAGTTACGGGACGAATCGGGCAGCGACGAACTGACGATTCTGTCCGCAGCCGACCCTCTAAACCTGGTGGGCATTCTGACCAAAGACGCACGCGTTCCCAGCACGGCTCACAATCGCCTGGCTTACTGGAACGGAAATCTGATCGCTTACTCGAAGAGCGAAGAACTGTTCCTGGTAACCAACGTGAACGACAAAATTAAAAGGGAACTTGTGCTCGGCTTCGGGCTCCCCTTGCCTGCAGGATCCAGTCCGGAACAGAACACGGTCGACGACGAAACGGACACCTCAGACGAGTTGCAGACAGTCGAAGCAACTGAAACTGAGGGCCCGGTTGAACAGTCGACGCCACGAAAATCACCTCGCCCCTCATTTCTCTAA
- a CDS encoding tetratricopeptide repeat protein: MRKYVIYFALIYLITGLLLPASLPVSLVCAAETEKPSAVDEQLKTAYKHLQHGRYAEAREAYAEVEKKLSDVSPQTSEAHWKLMQGLMRIDLETGDTPAAFRRLETALKQDPRRAELQAWAAKLYFEAGQYEEAEKHVATALTLDADQPRAHLIQAHLLTEAGKIEEANEVFRWFVRYYNRAQPEDAETLLVIADGATQYARWNSVSQIFNFVVNTLCPDALKDDPLAWEASFLSGSILQEKYNRPQSAEEFQAALTTNSQAAPVYVALAETAVEIREFDTSSELLEKALKINPRLLSALLLKCDLELINGQYTQALKTVAEAEKVNPRSQLVLARKAACFLLLDGVPTTDELKPFFDHSETKTKPAGKSSRFTQLLTDLLAENPKPGYFLFELGNLLEFKRQFAFAEFAYLKTRELMPQLSGPQTSLGMLYMQMGRTDLAQKTLNAAFQADPYHVRVSNMRKVLGVLESYGSIVTDHFVIRYDSKADYILGQYMADYLEEIYPEMVAQFGYEPPGKTQFEIYHDAKGLSAHQWFSARMIGLPWIQTIGASTGAVVALTSPTAMQEPFNWASVLKHELVHVFTLQQTKYKIPHWFTEALAVRSENSARPQKFNQLLVERVPKNEIYSLDELDGVFVRPKSSANWNFAYCQSLLCADFMVAEFGDDALKKLLLSYQEQGSTATAIQDCFGIDQEEFEKRYHAYLQKITASLKGYQSEEADLSFRELQKQYEANQSDPDLAGKYAYRLLRLRKKGEARSIARKVLETHPTQAQAALTIAQLELLSEDLDSAIDVLQKPLSVKAPDVDVLSLAGKILLKQTKFDEALPIYEQAHQTYPYQTEWLQGLSIIYQQQKKEKQLQEALLKLVHLDPNDETSMKLLMEGYRKQGELEQALRWGQAALQVDVLDPETHQQLSEIALKLDQKPIAIRELKMLLHLQEDNAELRYLLAKTLLDTGQSEAARTELDLLLKQNPTHAEGLKLKQKL, translated from the coding sequence ATGCGGAAATATGTCATCTACTTTGCCCTGATTTACCTGATCACGGGACTGCTGCTCCCTGCTTCCCTGCCTGTCAGCCTTGTGTGTGCTGCGGAAACAGAGAAACCATCAGCGGTCGACGAACAGTTAAAAACAGCTTACAAGCACCTGCAGCATGGGCGATACGCAGAGGCACGTGAGGCCTATGCAGAGGTTGAGAAAAAGCTATCCGACGTCTCTCCCCAAACCAGTGAGGCGCATTGGAAGCTGATGCAGGGCCTGATGCGGATCGACCTGGAGACAGGTGACACGCCGGCTGCATTCCGTCGCCTGGAAACCGCACTGAAACAGGATCCGCGTCGTGCGGAACTGCAGGCCTGGGCCGCGAAGCTTTATTTTGAAGCGGGCCAGTATGAAGAGGCCGAAAAGCATGTGGCGACGGCGTTGACTCTGGACGCCGATCAACCACGGGCGCATCTGATTCAGGCACACCTGCTCACCGAGGCGGGTAAGATTGAAGAAGCCAACGAAGTCTTCCGCTGGTTTGTCCGCTATTATAATCGTGCTCAGCCGGAAGATGCGGAGACGCTGCTGGTCATCGCGGACGGCGCGACGCAGTACGCACGCTGGAACAGCGTTTCGCAGATCTTTAATTTCGTGGTCAACACGCTCTGTCCAGATGCTCTCAAAGATGATCCGCTGGCCTGGGAGGCGTCTTTCCTGAGCGGTTCTATCCTGCAGGAAAAATACAATCGACCACAGTCAGCTGAAGAATTCCAGGCGGCACTGACGACAAATTCCCAGGCCGCGCCGGTTTACGTCGCACTGGCGGAGACCGCTGTTGAAATTCGCGAGTTCGATACCAGCAGCGAACTGCTGGAAAAGGCCTTGAAGATCAACCCGCGTCTACTCTCTGCCCTGTTGCTGAAATGCGACCTGGAGTTGATCAACGGACAGTACACACAGGCTCTGAAAACCGTTGCAGAAGCGGAAAAGGTCAACCCCCGCAGTCAGCTGGTGCTGGCACGGAAGGCGGCCTGTTTTCTGCTGCTGGATGGTGTTCCCACGACCGACGAACTCAAACCCTTCTTCGATCATTCGGAAACGAAAACGAAACCAGCGGGAAAATCATCCCGGTTTACTCAGCTATTGACTGACCTGCTGGCTGAGAATCCTAAGCCGGGCTACTTTCTGTTTGAGCTGGGGAATCTGCTCGAATTCAAACGGCAGTTCGCGTTTGCAGAATTTGCGTACCTGAAAACCAGGGAACTGATGCCGCAACTTTCCGGTCCTCAAACGTCACTTGGAATGCTCTACATGCAGATGGGCCGGACAGATCTTGCCCAGAAAACCCTCAACGCTGCTTTCCAGGCCGACCCCTATCATGTGCGGGTCAGCAACATGCGCAAGGTGCTGGGCGTGCTGGAGTCTTACGGCTCGATCGTGACCGATCATTTTGTGATCCGCTACGATTCGAAAGCCGATTACATTCTCGGGCAGTACATGGCGGACTATCTGGAAGAGATCTACCCGGAGATGGTAGCACAGTTTGGCTACGAACCGCCGGGCAAAACGCAATTTGAGATCTACCACGACGCCAAAGGACTCTCGGCTCATCAGTGGTTCAGTGCGCGGATGATCGGCCTGCCCTGGATTCAGACGATTGGTGCATCGACCGGTGCTGTCGTCGCGCTGACTTCCCCGACAGCCATGCAGGAACCGTTCAACTGGGCCAGCGTCCTGAAACACGAACTGGTGCATGTCTTCACGTTACAGCAGACGAAGTACAAAATCCCGCACTGGTTTACCGAAGCCCTGGCGGTTCGAAGTGAGAATTCAGCCCGACCTCAGAAATTCAATCAACTGCTGGTTGAACGGGTTCCTAAAAATGAAATCTACAGTCTGGATGAACTGGACGGCGTCTTCGTCCGACCTAAATCGTCCGCGAACTGGAACTTCGCGTATTGCCAAAGTCTGCTCTGTGCTGACTTCATGGTGGCCGAGTTCGGAGACGACGCACTGAAAAAGCTGCTGCTCTCCTATCAGGAGCAGGGATCGACGGCGACCGCTATTCAGGACTGTTTCGGGATCGATCAGGAGGAGTTCGAAAAACGTTACCATGCTTACCTCCAGAAGATAACCGCCTCGCTGAAGGGGTATCAGTCCGAGGAAGCAGACTTGAGCTTTCGCGAGCTTCAGAAGCAGTACGAAGCCAATCAGAGTGATCCGGATCTCGCGGGGAAATACGCCTATCGCCTGCTCCGCCTGCGTAAGAAAGGGGAAGCCCGCAGCATTGCCAGGAAAGTGCTGGAGACGCATCCGACTCAGGCCCAGGCGGCACTGACCATCGCGCAGCTGGAACTGCTGTCGGAAGATCTGGACTCGGCAATCGACGTTCTGCAGAAACCGCTCTCCGTCAAAGCCCCAGACGTTGATGTGCTGAGCCTGGCCGGAAAGATCCTGCTGAAACAGACGAAGTTTGATGAAGCGCTGCCCATTTACGAACAGGCCCATCAAACCTATCCTTACCAGACTGAGTGGTTGCAGGGGCTGTCGATTATTTATCAGCAACAGAAGAAAGAGAAACAGCTGCAGGAGGCACTGCTGAAACTGGTGCATCTGGATCCCAACGATGAAACCAGTATGAAGCTGCTGATGGAAGGTTACCGGAAACAGGGTGAACTGGAACAGGCGCTGCGCTGGGGACAGGCGGCTTTACAGGTGGATGTACTGGATCCGGAAACGCATCAGCAGCTTTCTGAAATCGCTCTGAAGCTGGACCAAAAACCGATTGCCATTCGCGAACTCAAAATGCTGCTGCACCTGCAGGAGGACAATGCTGAACTGCGCTACCTGCTTGCGAAAACGCTGTTGGATACAGGACAATCGGAGGCAGCCCGGACGGAGCTGGACCTGCTATTAAAACAGAACCCCACACACGCAGAGGGGCTCAAACTGAAACAGAAACTGTAA
- a CDS encoding MazG nucleotide pyrophosphohydrolase domain-containing protein, whose amino-acid sequence MFFEKDQSRGIEGTFMWFMEEVGELSSALRENDDPQNLEEEFADVLAWLATMANVAGVDLEQAVSRKYVQGCPRCNEAVCTCDLSWKP is encoded by the coding sequence ATGTTTTTCGAGAAGGACCAGTCACGGGGGATCGAAGGCACGTTTATGTGGTTCATGGAAGAGGTCGGTGAACTCTCTTCTGCCCTGCGTGAAAACGACGATCCACAGAACCTGGAAGAAGAATTTGCTGATGTGCTGGCCTGGCTGGCGACCATGGCGAATGTGGCGGGCGTCGATCTGGAGCAGGCCGTCAGTCGCAAATATGTCCAGGGATGTCCACGGTGCAACGAGGCAGTGTGTACTTGTGATCTCTCCTGGAAGCCCTGA
- a CDS encoding HEAT repeat domain-containing protein, with amino-acid sequence MENHCALIRRNANPYRTSLTGIWCLCALLLLTCFAERAIAQPPQAEIDAAIKRGVAFLKKKPDYGRSGMNAFVAYTLLKTGESPDSPYIQNCLKNIMADHNQKNSDGEIVYTPGGDYNYTAGVQLMVFEAISPEKYHNEIKTTVDFLIKTQQPAGSWYYPQQEPNNGDTSITQYAILGLWAAERAGVMIPTRVWDNAARWHLTTQLPNGGFGYHPGGKTDRGAKHTMGVAGTGSMYVISRQLYPNGQPRTAPTTGKEGEPKKKFGFLEKVNLTEKDKEGEENLFTKPTIALSALETGKTRGANWVVNNYNYRNPTGWPNYYLYGIERLAALADAKKLGPHDWYADGARHLLMMQLEDGSWKGSGNIDAATCLAIIFLAKATVKTIDRKYKPDPVGSGLLAGGRGLPKNLAEVQMRNGKVESKTLSGDLSELLAQLEDPATADLDTTQETLVETITLGNRENLIKQKDRVLKLIDARSPDVRRTAVWALARTNDFRMAPYLIRSLKDPDLSVRIEARNGLCTLSRKIRGLGMPEDPLSDVPEDLTKEERVIIADQWADEATRRWQKWYNSVKPFDEKFNLYEVLDQLPKSKSK; translated from the coding sequence ATGGAAAATCATTGCGCCTTAATCAGACGGAATGCGAACCCGTACCGTACCAGCCTGACTGGTATCTGGTGCCTGTGTGCTCTCCTTCTGCTCACCTGCTTTGCCGAACGCGCAATCGCTCAGCCTCCCCAGGCGGAGATTGATGCCGCCATCAAACGCGGAGTCGCGTTCCTCAAAAAGAAGCCCGACTATGGCCGGAGCGGCATGAATGCTTTCGTCGCTTACACGCTGCTGAAAACCGGTGAATCCCCCGACTCCCCTTACATCCAGAACTGCCTGAAAAACATCATGGCAGATCATAACCAGAAGAATTCCGACGGCGAAATCGTTTATACACCGGGCGGAGATTACAATTACACTGCCGGCGTACAGCTGATGGTGTTCGAAGCGATCAGCCCGGAAAAGTATCATAATGAAATCAAGACCACGGTTGATTTTCTGATCAAGACCCAGCAGCCAGCCGGCAGCTGGTATTATCCACAACAGGAACCCAACAACGGCGACACCAGTATCACGCAGTATGCGATTCTGGGGCTCTGGGCTGCGGAACGGGCCGGGGTAATGATTCCCACCCGCGTCTGGGACAATGCCGCCCGCTGGCATCTGACAACCCAACTGCCAAATGGCGGATTTGGGTATCATCCCGGGGGCAAGACAGACCGGGGGGCCAAACACACGATGGGTGTGGCGGGGACCGGCAGTATGTATGTGATTTCCCGCCAGTTGTATCCCAACGGACAGCCCCGCACCGCGCCAACCACCGGTAAGGAAGGCGAGCCTAAAAAGAAATTCGGTTTCCTGGAAAAAGTGAACCTCACCGAAAAAGATAAAGAGGGTGAGGAGAACCTGTTCACAAAACCGACCATTGCTCTGTCAGCGCTTGAGACCGGCAAGACCCGGGGCGCGAACTGGGTCGTCAACAATTACAATTATCGTAACCCGACCGGCTGGCCCAACTATTATCTGTACGGCATCGAACGTCTGGCCGCTTTGGCCGATGCGAAAAAACTGGGGCCTCACGACTGGTACGCCGACGGTGCGCGGCACCTGTTGATGATGCAGTTGGAAGATGGTAGCTGGAAAGGTTCGGGAAATATCGATGCCGCGACCTGCCTGGCAATCATCTTTCTGGCCAAGGCAACCGTGAAAACCATTGACCGCAAGTATAAGCCAGATCCGGTAGGTTCCGGTCTGCTGGCCGGGGGACGGGGACTGCCCAAGAACCTGGCTGAGGTTCAGATGCGGAATGGTAAGGTGGAAAGCAAAACCCTGTCGGGGGATCTCAGCGAATTGCTGGCCCAGCTCGAAGATCCGGCAACTGCGGATCTGGACACAACCCAGGAAACGCTGGTCGAAACAATTACCCTCGGGAACCGGGAAAATCTGATCAAACAGAAAGACCGGGTCTTAAAATTGATCGATGCCCGCTCTCCGGATGTCAGGCGAACCGCTGTCTGGGCACTGGCACGAACCAACGATTTTCGCATGGCTCCCTACCTGATTCGATCATTGAAAGATCCGGACCTGAGCGTGCGGATCGAGGCGAGGAACGGTCTCTGCACGCTCAGCCGGAAAATCCGGGGACTGGGGATGCCCGAAGATCCCCTGTCCGATGTGCCGGAAGACCTGACAAAAGAAGAACGCGTGATCATCGCCGATCAATGGGCCGATGAAGCCACCCGACGCTGGCAGAAATGGTATAACAGCGTGAAACCCTTTGATGAAAAATTCAACCTCTACGAAGTTCTCGATCAGCTCCCCAAGTCAAAGTCCAAATAA
- a CDS encoding MotA/TolQ/ExbB proton channel family protein, with amino-acid sequence MNYSLAPILNAAGIAIYVALGLTALYGVFCVILLVRQIAQKRFLTQNAANEFLDQVHEDIERKDYEAVVNLCDSPPYWSKAVPQLILVAMANMERPAKKLRQLLAEKFERDILADLEYRMSWISTIVKSAPMLGLLGTVIGMINAFDKIGNMQESGGDPSQLAGEISFALFTTAAGLSVAIPLVMAGALIHVRIGKLQDSVQEHTGEFLDILEASRKS; translated from the coding sequence ATGAACTACTCACTAGCTCCGATTTTAAACGCAGCCGGGATCGCCATCTATGTCGCCTTGGGGCTGACGGCCCTGTATGGCGTCTTCTGTGTGATTCTACTCGTCCGCCAGATCGCACAGAAGCGATTCCTGACCCAGAATGCGGCCAATGAATTCCTCGACCAGGTCCATGAAGACATCGAACGGAAAGATTACGAAGCCGTCGTGAATCTCTGCGATTCGCCTCCTTACTGGAGCAAAGCGGTACCCCAGCTGATTCTGGTTGCCATGGCGAATATGGAACGCCCGGCCAAAAAGCTGCGACAGCTGCTCGCGGAGAAATTCGAACGTGACATTCTGGCCGACCTCGAATACCGCATGTCCTGGATCAGCACGATTGTCAAGAGTGCCCCGATGCTCGGGCTGCTGGGAACCGTGATCGGGATGATCAACGCCTTCGACAAGATCGGCAACATGCAGGAATCGGGGGGCGATCCGAGCCAGCTGGCAGGCGAGATCAGCTTCGCGCTGTTCACAACCGCTGCAGGTCTGTCCGTCGCGATTCCGCTGGTGATGGCCGGCGCTTTAATCCATGTTCGCATCGGTAAACTGCAAGACTCGGTGCAGGAACACACGGGTGAGTTTCTGGACATTCTGGAAGCCTCACGTAAGTCCTGA
- a CDS encoding ExbD/TolR family protein: MARKKSLFNSDDSGWKKRPASGGGDDLDITPMIDVTFLLLIFFMVTSTMQATQDSDVPIARHGVGVDTRSSTIVLVHNDGNGLNGQSVVEIKESGGATEVTLDELTARVRERVQGGVMDVIIKADRNVPHGFVQEVTRAVTDVDGVKFYIGIEEKKDR; encoded by the coding sequence ATGGCACGTAAAAAATCATTATTCAATTCTGACGATAGCGGCTGGAAGAAACGTCCCGCCTCCGGTGGAGGCGACGATCTGGACATCACCCCCATGATCGACGTGACTTTCCTGTTGCTCATCTTCTTCATGGTCACATCGACGATGCAGGCGACACAGGACTCGGATGTTCCGATCGCCCGGCATGGCGTCGGTGTCGACACCCGCAGTTCTACGATTGTACTCGTCCATAATGACGGTAACGGTCTGAATGGCCAAAGCGTTGTCGAGATTAAAGAATCGGGCGGGGCTACTGAAGTCACCCTGGATGAACTGACCGCGCGCGTTCGCGAACGGGTTCAGGGAGGTGTGATGGATGTCATTATTAAAGCGGACCGAAATGTGCCACACGGGTTCGTTCAGGAAGTCACCCGGGCCGTCACCGATGTGGATGGTGTGAAGTTCTATATTGGAATTGAAGAAAAGAAAGACAGGTAA